A genomic stretch from Spongiibacter nanhainus includes:
- a CDS encoding methionine synthase, which yields MTDQSQESREDNFADACAAIAVIALVVGTAVYWLAGMPS from the coding sequence ATGACTGATCAATCCCAAGAAAGCCGCGAAGATAACTTCGCCGATGCCTGTGCTGCCATTGCGGTAATCGCGCTGGTTGTCGGTACCGCTGTGTACTGGCTGGCGGGCATGCCCTCGTAG